AGTCAAGTTCCTCGTGATACTACTATTCATCACCTTTGCATAAGGGATATAAcctgatgaaattttttttataacaGCGGATGTTGTAGTTTCATTTGCATCATCAATAACTGCATCGTCTTCAACCTTCTTGGCCTGTGCAATGGCTATGGTGTTGTCCTCTAAGTCCATTGCCatgtaaatatttttcatgaaaGCCTCTCCGAGTATGTTCAATCCGGTATTTGTATTGGCATATAGCGTCAGGAAACAAGCCTCTTGTCCTGAGCTGAAAAGCATCGAAGAATTAGTGGATGTGTCGTAAGTGGATGACAGTAAATCACGCAGAGGGATCTCGATGAACAAATCTCGAAGCCTAAAAGCTAGCGTTACGCCCATATCCGCCATTGAACATTGAACTAACCATCTGTCTAGGGATTCCACATAAGTCGCCGCAATTTGGACAGCGATCTGAATAATTGTACTGGTTGGCAGATAACTAACTGAAGAAGTGGAGTCGAGCAAAGCTGGGCTTAAAAAATCCTTGGACGTCATATTCAAACTTTCTCCACTGTTTGAAACAATATAAATTGGGCCTAATGGCACGATGGGATACCCAATAGTTATGGCATTAGTCACTGGATCAGCATAAGGAATTAAGTCGAATTGTCCCAACGTACCGGTGAACAACGAGGGATCAACTCCCCCAAGAAGTAATTTCCCGCAATTGAGTATTGGGTCTCTATATGTCTTGTATGTGGACGTGTCCCCAGCCAACCACAATGAATATGACGGGCTTTCGATGAAGTTCGCATCCTTCAATAAAGACAAGAAATAAGAGTATTCTGTGTATTGTGAGCTATCTATATCGGTACCTGGGTTTGTGACCTTCCCACTCAACCCTAACAAGCCTGACGACTTGAAGTTCGAAGATTcgatattgaagaaggaaacatttgaaattgataaaCTTCCTGACTCAAACTGAATATTATCCTGATTCTCCACTAAGTTGGTTATCAAAGCAAAGGAAGAGTTTTCTAATGAAACACTTGTGAAGTTCATATCGTCTGTTACTAATGTACAATTAATGGCTCTACCGTCAACGAAAGAAAGCTCGTATACTTGGCCAGGAGAAACAGGAATAGATGATGTAGATTCGTTGATGAAGTATCCACCGCTACTTTCATTCATTCCGGAAACCAAGTTCATGTATGGTTGGACGATATCTATTGCTAATCGCTGATGTTGACCAGCTGTACCAAACGTGGTATTAACATAATAGCTTCCCATACCATCCTTACCTACCGTGAGTACAGGAAACGGGTCCTCCGTTACCGAAGATGATTTGGACTTTGCTGTAGTCGTTGTGTTTATTGTACTAGCCGTTGCGGATGccaactgaaaaattgatatgAGCCACCAACACCACAAACTTAGGCATGACATAGCAAAAgatcaacaacaaataaAGTAAGCAAGCAGCCACGAGACCTTCAAACACCTTTTTCCAACTACtatgttttcttgaatatccGATTTAATGTAATAGATATATCGCAATCCTAAAAATAACGTGTATTAATATTGTGTGCATTTTGTTCTATCGATGGGCTGCGGCGTTTAGAATCTTGCACTTTTCCTCGTTCGGGGTAACTAAAAATCGTCATAGCGAACGGAACGACTGGGCCCTGCAATATGGAGGAATACAGGTCATTGATGAGGCTGAATTTTAAGACACCATTGGCGGCACTTGGTCCGACGCAACCACTGGCACTGCCTAATGGTACCGGCGTAGTAGACAAGCGGATTTTATAGGATAAGATCGGTAAGACAAAGATGCCAAGTCTTCCGTGAATTAGGTCACAAGAAGCTTTGGCAACTATTTTTACCTTCCTAACAGTATCAGGAACGTAAACAACCCGGTATACGACAAACCCACGAGAATAGGGTTGTCACGTGGAGAAACTGCTAATCAAATGTTAAACAAACCTTTATCAGCATTAAATAcagttttccttttcttatCTATCTTCTTGTCTAATGGTGGTTCCTATTGTCGAAACAGTAATCAGGTGTTATCCATCGATTCCTGGTACAACGGGATTAGGATTGCTACTGTTGTTGCTAAAGCATATCACAAACTGTTGATAGCGAGTAGACTTAATTAAGAATAGAATACAATCCAAATACttcagatagtaatgacaactagttatgtgaaaaatgatgagccttgttccaacagaaAGAATTGTATCTCTTAAATGAAGATACAACGcttgttgataattagcAGTATTAGTTAAGAAAAGGAGCAGAGCTTTATACTGAGGCACATAAAAGACACGCCGATTAGACATGCTAAATATGTTCCATATAGTAATAAATTAGGGAATTTACCGTGAGTTCAACGTGATGTTTcatattatttatatatgaattccaagttgatgttcaattaattgatctttgatttcagttGTGCTCACTGTTCGGACACTATCGCTTAGCACTCCTTCATTCTACGACGTCAGTGTAACATATACGAAGTAGactttagaatacaatctaAATACCTCAGAAAGTAGAAGTAGTAActtatgtgaataatgatgaacctacttgttggagcaagtaggttcatcattattcatataactagtccttgtttcaggatgaagaatgttgaaatgacgttctattgatgggtgcacttggagtcaaagatccattaattgaacatcaacttggaatttatatatataaatgatatgagtcgttacattgaacttatagtaaattccctaggttattgttatgtgttgaacatacttaatatgtccaatcggcgtgtgttttatatacctctcttatataagtataagaaagatttctgcttttattcttaattaatactactaattatcaacactacttgttccaacactTATACTATGTGAGGGAGGCGCGACCGAACGGGAATCAGTGTGTTAATTGTATCAGATGACTAGTGCATCCCTTgcaaacattttttcatcaaatacAGCTTCAGTAGCTCAGTTGGAAGAGCGTCAGTCTCATAATCTGAAGGTCGAGAGTTCGAACCTCCCCTGGAGCAGTCATAATGTCCATAAATGGACATACTTTTTGCTCCATTCGAGGAGCGCGCCATGGCGCGGCGCTAAATCGCACAGAGAAACGAGATGCGGTTAAGCGAACTAACGTTATGCTGAAAGATTTGGGTGATTTCTGTACTctagaaaatgaaatgaatTGTGCTTCACCAAATACTCGCTCATAAAATTACAGGaatatttacaaaaagtatatttttatgaactttaaatcttcaaatgaatatatacCAATTCTGAATGTGCTTGTGGtggaaaaattattaaTTAAGGCATTTCAATGTCTCTTTTATGATATTTGTACATTTACCAACATCATCATTGAAACCTGGTCCGCtactttcttcaaacatGTTTTCATCGGTAAATATAGTGTCATCTGTAGGTTCCTCAATGCTGTTATCTTCAATCAATTGTGCTAATAAGGTTTcgtcaaaattttttggaaatggCCAGCCTTGGTCCTTAATTATCTGAATCAAAGCCATATGCCTTATCCCGAAACCTCCATACAGGATTTTATTATACCAGGAGCGTGCTTCTTTTTCGTCCCTGATTTTAATATAATGCATGACCATGGCAGAACAGAACTTGAATGTTAAAGGTACTCCATTTTTATGCATGAGCTGTAGCAGTTCTGATAATTCAGCTTGCCCCAACTCATGGTTCTTGTAGGCTACTATGGAAAAGGGACATATCACTGTTGTTAACCTTACATTTTTTGCAAACGGTTGAGAGTAAAAATCCAGGAGAATATCATAGGCGAGTCTTGGTTCATGTGCATGAAATCTAATATAGTTCAGGAAAACATTCAAGATTCCGGTATCATTTCTCCAGTATCTATACTTGTTAGcttctttggaaagaaaagttttGTATTTGTAATATAAATCAAGAAGACAATCCTTGAATTGGTCTCTTTCCAGTGAGACAAAATTAGAAGACAATAAGCTTCTATAAAGTTCAGTTAAAATTGGAACAGTTACGGGAGACCCTATTCTCATTGTTTTTGGCAAAATGCCACTATGGATTTTCAGCTCTTTTATTAGTTCAGATGCTGTTAGAAtcgttgattttgaatGGTAAACCCATCCCCAAATTCCCAATGCATTCAGAATGTCAGCAGAGGGCTTCGAGCTGTACGATGAAAGGAGGTATTTGCAGACTAACTTAGGATCGCGAAAAGCTTGGAAGGATGCAACTAGTTCGCCCACTAAGAATTCCTTGAAAAGTTTATATCTCATCAATGTACTACTCTGTAGGCAGGAAATCACATTGAAAAGTTCTTCTTGTCTATTCGATACTCGCAACAGGTTTAGATAATGGTGTATAGGGAAATTCAATATGTGTTCATTTCCATCAATGTGATTTAGTAATCCTGAACTTGTAATGAATTTtaattcttcttgaaatgTTTTCATGAATAGCTCAACATTCCCACTCTTCAAAAGGTAATAAAGTAGGGTATTATTGAATCTGACGTAACGCAAGCTCTTCTGTTTAGTTGCATCTTCACCAGAGTAACAGTCCTGTTCCAATTTTAGCAGTAAAGCTTGAATGTATGAtttaaagaatttgaagttctTTGCCTTAACGAGCCCATTCACCAAGGCAACTAAACTGTCAAATGTATGCAATTTCACCACTTTCTCCATTATTAGCTTAATGTTTTTCTCGTCATGCAAAAAAACCTGTAATGTGACCAATTGTCTCTCCATCTCGGTACCTTTCATCAATCTATTGGTAAAATTCATACAATACATAGAAGTGGAAAGAAGAACGTCATTTTTCaggagaaagaaataatgattaAAGGATTCTGATTTCGAAATATTATACCAGAACCATTTGTGTACCTCATTTGGTATACAGAATCCAATATTCTTTGCGACCTCTGGGTGTAACTCATGTTGCTGCGAAATTATATCATATAGaagcttcttcttttcagttttcGAAGGATCCTTGAGACGCAAAGCATCTCGTAGAGactcaaaaaaagaggcGTACTCTGTTATTCCAAATGTCTCACTAAATACAGTCCTCAATTGTCGGAGCTCGTATAAATgcttttgaacatttttcGAAGGTCCGTGTTTACTGTGACATGGCATCAAtcgttcaaaatcatcaaagtGCACAACTTTCGAACAATTCTGTTTACTTACTAATAGAAGGCTTTTTGTGAATAAAGAACGCAGACTTGCGATAGGTAGTATCTGATATGCGAATGCGCCGCCCATGTGTTTAAATAACGGTGGAGTGACCATTTGGGCCAAAGGCCCTAGATAGCCCCGGCATATGCATTTTACCATGCCAAAAGAACATCAAAGTGGAACTTTAACAGACTTCAAAGCATCCATTATCAACACGTCAATGGGCCATACCAGGCAATCGAGTCTTTTCATGTAATTCCTTCTGTTTCTACAAACTCTATGAATCAACCCGCGGAGATCACTATATACGCGttgttatttttcagatctAATTCGAGAAAAcgaaataaaaatgtaaCATCGATCCTGCTATAATTAGAATGTGAGTATTGATTACTATACATAAGAAGCGGAGGACCTGGCTGTATTCTGCTGTCATTGTACGTTTGAATCTACTTTTTCTATCATCCTGAAGTTTAAAGCCATTTTGATAAGGGCGGGGTTTTTCTTCACGTAGACCTTCCATCCATACATTCGTTAGAAGCTTTGGTTTTtacctttatttttcagcttTCACTTTTGCTTCACCATCCTAATTTAGCTACTTCCCTTTTGTTTACAatacatttttgaatgccGGTACGTCGTTTCATCAATATAGTACCTAGCTCCTCAAAGCTAGACTCTTTGAATGAGGAATGCTCAACGCCTCTGGATCAAAATCAACCTAAGAAAAGCTCGATAACCAGCCTTATGCTTTCCAAAAACAATGAACATGGAAGGGACAGCAGCCTTCCTCTATCGAAACCCAGATCGGGGAGTAGTGCATCCAATAGCACCGTAAGTTCAACCGGGAAGAATATTGGCACAAGGCGCCCCAGCACCAATGTCGGCTTCGAAATCGGTAGCCAAGACGTTTCTAAAAGTATGTCAGGCTTCCACAATACAGTGCCTGCAACGAATTACGTTAGGCCAAAGTCAGATGACTCTATAGGTACGTCGAGCacagaaatattttcttcatcgcATTCGAACACAACATCTGATTCATTATGTACATCAGACATAAGCTCTGAAGAGGGTGAAATGGGAAGCAACAAGTTGAGAGACAACTCCTTCGTCAAAAGCGTAAGGGATGTTGAGAAGAGATGCAATATCACGCCTTCGAAGAAGAACCAACCAGGATCAATACTGCACAAAACACGCACAGCCGGCAGCATTGATAAGACGATTTGTTCAATGAGCACAATAACTACATACGTTCCGTCTCGTCAAAATTCAGTAACGACTCCCAAACTATCCGGAACAGTACGAATTCCTGAATCGAGTAATACAATTAGTAGTATGGCCGCATCACAAGTTTCTTTCGTAAGCGAGAATGACTCCCCTCTCAGACATCATTGCAAGAGTACCACAGCTTTCCATGAACCTAAACTGATACCGATCACAAAAACGCCGTACGCGCATTCCAACAGCACTTCTGCAATATTACCATATAAGACAACCCAACTTACTCCTTCTCAACGTTATCGCTTGAGAAAAGAACAGAATGATCAATCCTTGCGTAAAgccataaaaaaaaaggaaaagttCTATGATGACCAAGATTCTAACCTGGAACTTCAAGAGGGCGATGTTGACGGCTCCTTGATTTGGAACATTCCGATGGCTTCCCTATCAACCAGCTCTTTTTTAACACTATctaaattcaataaaaatgaaaaagttttggATTCAACACAGGATGGCGAAGAAATACTGGCGCATGGTAACTATCATAGAGGGAATCGACACGTACCGTCACAGCTCGGTGTAGATAAGACATACGATCTGAAACACAGTCCCAAAAAACATACACTATATACAAATCACAAATTAGGGGGATCTTGTTTAGATTACAAGGAGCTTCCACCTACATGTATTCCTGGCATATCACACTTTTCTGACTCACAATACATCCAGGATACTATGGAAAGTCTCTCCCAGGTCTACATACACAGTtccgaaaaaaaatccaaaagtATCCTTTCTGGTCGTTCTAGATCAGTACGTTGTTTACCATTGGAATTTAAAGAAGCTAGCAATCAAGGCATGGAAGATCTAATGTTAGTTTCAGAAGATAAAATGAAGGCTGTAAGTCATTTCCGTCCTAGTTGGTTACCGC
This is a stretch of genomic DNA from Saccharomyces kudriavzevii IFO 1802 strain IFO1802 genome assembly, chromosome: 4. It encodes these proteins:
- the YPS7 gene encoding putative aspartic endopeptidase (similar to Saccharomyces cerevisiae YPS7 (YDR349C); ancestral locus Anc_5.401), which translates into the protein MSCLSLWCWWLISIFQLASATASTINTTTTAKSKSSSVTEDPFPVLTVGKDGMGSYYVNTTFGTAGQHQRLAIDIVQPYMNLVSGMNESSGGYFINESTSSIPVSPGQVYELSFVDGRAINCTLVTDDMNFTSVSLENSSFALITNLVENQDNIQFESGSLSISNVSFFNIESSNFKSSGLLGLSGKVTNPGTDIDSSQYTEYSYFLSLLKDANFIESPSYSLWLAGDTSTYKTYRDPILNCGKLLLGGVDPSLFTGTLGQFDLIPYADPVTNAITIGYPIVPLGPIYIVSNSGESLNMTSKDFLSPALLDSTSSVSYLPTSTIIQIAVQIAATYVESLDRWLVQCSMADMGVTLAFRLRDLFIEIPLRDLLSSTYDTSTNSSMLFSSGQEACFLTLYANTNTGLNILGEAFMKNIYMAMDLEDNTIAIAQAKKVEDDAVIDDANETTTSAVIKKISSGYIPYAKVMNSSITRNLTLYPSYRSGYMFTVPGQLTAAYSDGVITGAGRSFYDTSRTSTSPRSTSSLFDSFSVSASEEWTNSSNRTSSVSGAAVCLSNPYRLNDKTIGFVARVASLLLLSTFSVLIFL
- the ATP22 gene encoding Atp22p (similar to Saccharomyces cerevisiae ATP22 (YDR350C); ancestral locus Anc_5.405); amino-acid sequence: MVKCICRGYLGPLAQMVTPPLFKHMGGAFAYQILPIASLRSLFTKSLLLVSKQNCSKVVHFDDFERLMPCHSKHGPSKNVQKHLYELRQLRTVFSETFGITEYASFFESLRDALRLKDPSKTEKKKLLYDIISQQHELHPEVAKNIGFCIPNEVHKWFWYNISKSESFNHYFFLLKNDVLLSTSMYCMNFTNRLMKGTEMERQLVTLQVFLHDEKNIKLIMEKVVKLHTFDSLVALVNGLVKAKNFKFFKSYIQALLLKLEQDCYSGEDATKQKSLRYVRFNNTLLYYLLKSGNVELFMKTFQEELKFITSSGLLNHIDGNEHILNFPIHHYLNLLRVSNRQEELFNVISCLQSSTLMRYKLFKEFLVGELVASFQAFRDPKLVCKYLLSSYSSKPSADILNALGIWGWVYHSKSTILTASELIKELKIHSGILPKTMRIGSPVTVPILTELYRSLLSSNFVSLERDQFKDCLLDLYYKYKTFLSKEANKYRYWRNDTGILNVFLNYIRFHAHEPRLAYDILLDFYSQPFAKNVRLTTVICPFSIVAYKNHELGQAELSELLQLMHKNGVPLTFKFCSAMVMHYIKIRDEKEARSWYNKILYGGFGIRHMALIQIIKDQGWPFPKNFDETLLAQLIEDNSIEEPTDDTIFTDENMFEESSGPGFNDDVGKCTNIIKETLKCLN
- the SBE2 gene encoding Sbe2p (similar to Saccharomyces cerevisiae SBE2 (YDR351W) and SBE22 (YHR103W); ancestral locus Anc_5.407); this translates as MPVRRFINIVPSSSKLDSLNEECSTPLDQNQPKKSSITSLMLSKNNEHGRDSSLPLSKPRSGSSASNSTVSSTGKNIGTRRPSTNVGFEIGSQDVSKSMSGFHNTVPATNYVRPKSDDSIGTSSTEIFSSSHSNTTSDSLCTSDISSEEGEMGSNKLRDNSFVKSVRDVEKRCNITPSKKNQPGSILHKTRTAGSIDKTICSMSTITTYVPSRQNSVTTPKLSGTVRIPESSNTISSMAASQVSFVSENDSPLRHHCKSTTAFHEPKLIPITKTPYAHSNSTSAILPYKTTQLTPSQRYRLRKEQNDQSLRKAIKKKEKFYDDQDSNLELQEGDVDGSLIWNIPMASLSTSSFLTLSKFNKNEKVLDSTQDGEEILAHGNYHRGNRHVPSQLGVDKTYDLKHSPKKHTLYTNHKLGGSCLDYKELPPTCIPGISHFSDSQYIQDTMESLSQVYIHSSEKKSKSILSGRSRSVRCLPLEFKEASNQGMEDLMLVSEDKMKAVSHFRPSWLPPKDCKERKLQDKQIYKNIDLASVEELQRNKERDDKVKRNEQNSVKFQQLLDRGITRNSSLNELKKIIWETPFTSTVRLQMYSQLLQSENCLITECFIETFEEMIQLLNKMDFPKDKEFEIKQLIEHDIQEKVFYKNGTNKRTISDLMLLLQLKSISQQGLVTGDEMLFYHFLTEESFRTLKEVWEMVNLIQMTCFSEVCKEKYDSRILNPRGIVAHFLRKDEFKDEFNGDCLNSNTWWNILQRMDHKLFMRIMDVIVVHNGQNFASHPVKIETFENKALEYYRSKKIAVNYKILVSLTVNVLINYHFGYDNLKNLPDLNDKHFCIPLYTENSIEEESLNDAFTKWWSHYYRKLR